The Periophthalmus magnuspinnatus isolate fPerMag1 chromosome 17, fPerMag1.2.pri, whole genome shotgun sequence sequence TCTGAAGCATAGAATAGAATAACTTATGACCCAAGTAAGTGTGATTAGACAAGACTACCTCAAGCTTGCTTACTTACATGGTACCATGAAAGACAATATTCACCCTTGAAACTCACTATTTTCCTATCTACACGTCATGTACAGGTACTTCAGAAACTGCCTTTACTTGTCCTAATTCAACAGTGCGTGTAGACAAGGACGGGATACTGGTGCCCACTCTTCATGTCCTCATTCTTTACCACTGTCCCATGCCGATTAACATCAAGCAAAAGGTCCCAGGGCCAAAACAATTCATGTATGCACACACTCAACACGGCATCCTGTGATAGGATCAGCACCTGACACCTcgaaaacaggaaaaacatttTGTAGAAGCACAGATGTTTGGAGGGAGGAGCCTTAAGACCACTATTTAACCACGTCTATAGGGAAGGCTATTGCTTTTATTAGGGAAAAAGTCCAGAAGTATACTCGCCATGTCGTACTATGAGGTAAGAACAGTTATAAGTgaatgttttcatgtttgttgAGTTTGTTGACTTGGTTTTAATGTGCCTTTTTTCATTCCAGCATATTGTTTTTGACTATGACTTCAATGACACTGGTTCAGGGTCTGGATCAGGAGAACTGGGAGTGGATTTGGATGAGCCCTGTGATGTGGAGCACTTGATGACGGCTGAATTACAACAGGTCTTTTTACCTGTGGTCTATGCGCTCATCTTTACTCTGGGCATCACTGGAAATGGACTTGTGGTCATAGTGTTGGGATGCCAGCGCAGGTAAGATGCTTTTAAGTTAACAAAGGCCTATATGATGGATGCCTTTATTATTAATTGGTTACTGATTGCAAATGTAAAGACAGTCTATAATGTTATGGCTCGACATCAGATTTACTCAGTAAAATCTGACGTCGAGCCATCAGATTAACAGTAAACAGTACAAGAGGAATtatcaaaacattattttttgagTTGAAGTTGTAGGCTACCTGTATATTTATCCagtatttgtttctgttttgagaATTTGTTTAGCCCTTATTAGAAAGTAGTTTAAGTCTATATGTTGACAAGTATATATGGAAACTTAATTTAGTGAATACTGATTTGTTTAAACAATTGTAAGAATGggtaaaatgtttcaaaataaaatagttcTTATAGTGTACACTGTTAAACTGCATATAAAAGTTCAGttgcttaaaatatatataaattacaaATTATAGCCTGTTATAtagttaatattaatattttaatattttaaaactgatGGTGAGTGACCTCCTCTTTTGGTGTTGTATAGGTCCAAGTGTAGTCTGACAGACCGGTACCGCCTGCACCTCTCGGCTGCAGACCTCCTGTTTGTTCTTGCTCTTCCCTTTTGGGCGGTGGACGCTGCTCTGGCTGACTGGTGTTTTGGAGCTGTTACGTGTGTGGGTGTTCACGTCATTTACACTGTGAATCTGTACGGGAGTGTCCTCATCCTTGCCTTCATCAGCCTGGACCGGTATTTGGCTGTGGTCCGAGCCACTGACACCAACACCGGGGGACTGAGGCAGCTGCTGGCACACAAACTGGTTTATGCAGGTGAGAGCTGCTGCGTTTAAGATTTGTACTTGTTGTTCTAATATTGAATTGTATAGTAAAAAAATGGCATGCACACTTTCAGTAAGAATGGatatttttcaaagtatttttgatcaataaaacattgatattttaataaatataaatgcaatactgtggaacattctaagcaaaccAATACCATATCACTGGAGgcaagtaggtggcagaccctccaacagaaaagttacatagtgcatctttaagtgttAAGCATATGTTTTATGCTGCTGTCTCGTTGCTTTGAGCCAGAGCAACATCAAAAAGAATAAActataaattttattttatacacagATTAAGCTTGTTATTGTTTCTGGCATTCTCTGTATGTTGCTACAGCTATTGCTCTCTCCATATTATTTGTATCTAATAAGCTTAATTCTTCCAGGTGCGTGGTTGCCTGCTGCGCTCTTAGCCATCCCTGACCTGATTTTTGCCAGGACTCAGCAAGGAGCTGAGGGAACCACTCTTTGCCAACGCTTCTACCCAGAAAAGAATGGTCCTTTGTGGGTGGCAGTGTTCCACCTGCAGCTTGTTCTGGTGGGTCTAGTGGTGCCCGGCCTGGTTCTACTGGTCTGTTACTGCGTCATTGTCACAAGGCTGACAAGGGGCCCGCttggaggacagagacagaagaggagagctGTTCGGACCACCATAGCTCTAGTGCTGTGCTTTTTTGTGTGCTGGCTGCCCTATGGAGCGGGTATCTCTGTGGACGCAATGTTGAGACTGGAGATCTTGCCTCGTAGCTGTCACCTTGAAGCTGTTTTAGGGGTGTGGCTGGCTGTGGCTGAACCAATGGCCTTCGCTCACTGTTGTTTGAACCCACTTTTGTATGCCTTCCTCGGGGCAGGATTCAAAAGCTCAGCCCGCAGAGCCCTGACACTGAATAGGGCATCGAGTTTAAAGATTTTACCTCGAAGACGCACAGGACAGTCCACAACAACAGAGTCCGAATCATCCAGTCTGCACTCTAGTTAGGTTCACTGGAGCAGCCATATTGTAAATACTGTATGAAGTGACTTGTAGAAAGTTTCTCATAGAAATTTGGAAACTGGAGAAGCAGTCTGCTGGACCATGACTAGACTTTAGTTTCTGATGTAAATAGTGTTTTCACAGTTGTGTTTCTGATCATGaatgtttataataaaatatttaaaaagttatgattatgtttttctttcGGGTGGGAATTTCCACACCTCttaaaaaagtacacacaaatatattttatcttACAAAGTCACTCCTATAATCAGTAAGATAATATTGTGTTGTTGACTAAGTAAATCAGTCAACCGGTCTCAATTTGAGGCTAATTGTACTTCTCCACTGTGAGAAGAATACAGGTCAATCTAATCTTATTTTATCTGATTCGTATTCAACTCAGTTTATTGTGCTCGAGCTATTTAGAGAGAAATTCATTGTTAATTCCGTAATATTCCATAATTTCACACCCTAAACTATAACATTGACACACGTTATTAATCTGCAAGAGAAATGATTTGGACGTAAGCATAGATTTGTATACCATTACTTTAAAAAGACCTTGCATCTACTTCAAATACATTAGACTACATCCATTCACAGTTGGCTTTCTGATGCCATTCAAAACCACTCATGCATGGTTGGGCCGAGCAGCTGTTGTGCCAGGTGGTCTTCTCTTGTCTGTAGGTGTAGGCACAGTACAGTGCTAATGATTTAAACAGTTGTCATCTTCATACGTGAGACCGTTGGGGTCAGTAGGTCTATTTTTCCAAACACACTTGGCCTCCTAGTGCTTCCCATATAGTTTACTTCCACTGGAAAGAGATAAACAGAAGGTGGAAGTTTACTGTGTCCTGTTTCCTAGAGGAAGGAGGATGAcgaggagagggtgagaaagaggacTTTGATTCAGCCACACAATAATGATATGGATCAGTGATAACATTGACTACAT is a genomic window containing:
- the LOC117385116 gene encoding C-X-C chemokine receptor type 4-like → MSYYEHIVFDYDFNDTGSGSGSGELGVDLDEPCDVEHLMTAELQQVFLPVVYALIFTLGITGNGLVVIVLGCQRRSKCSLTDRYRLHLSAADLLFVLALPFWAVDAALADWCFGAVTCVGVHVIYTVNLYGSVLILAFISLDRYLAVVRATDTNTGGLRQLLAHKLVYAGAWLPAALLAIPDLIFARTQQGAEGTTLCQRFYPEKNGPLWVAVFHLQLVLVGLVVPGLVLLVCYCVIVTRLTRGPLGGQRQKRRAVRTTIALVLCFFVCWLPYGAGISVDAMLRLEILPRSCHLEAVLGVWLAVAEPMAFAHCCLNPLLYAFLGAGFKSSARRALTLNRASSLKILPRRRTGQSTTTESESSSLHSS